From a single Miscanthus floridulus cultivar M001 chromosome 8, ASM1932011v1, whole genome shotgun sequence genomic region:
- the LOC136477496 gene encoding ammonium transporter 3 member 3-like encodes MAAGAVPLAYQSSSSSPEWLNKGDNAWQMTSATLVGLQSMPGLVILYGSIVKKKWAINSAFMALYAFAAVWICWVVWAYNMSFGDRLLPFWGKARPALGQSFLVAQSQLTATAVLYRDGSTEAEMLHPLYPAATMVYFQCMFASITVIILAGSLLARMNIKAWMAFVPLWITFSYTVCAFSLWGGGFLFQWGVIDYSGGYVIHLSSGIAGLTAAYWVGPRSASDRERFPPNNILLVLAGAGLLWLGWTGFNGGDPYSANIDSSMAVLNTHICASTSLLMWTLLDVFFFGKPSVIGAVQGMITGLVCITPGAGLVQGWAAIVMGILSGSIPWYTMMVLHKKWSFMQRIDDTLGVFHTHAVAGFLGGATTGLFAEPVLCKLFLSIPDSRGAFYGGDGGSQFGKQIAGALFVIAWNIVITSIICVLIGLVLPLRISDAQLLIGDDAVHGEEAYAIWAEAELNDVTRHDESRHSGVAVGVTQNV; translated from the exons ATGGCAGCAGGTGCGGTACCGCTCGCGTACCAGagctcgtcgtcgtcgccggagTGGCTGAACAAGGGCGACAATGCGTGGCAGATGACCTCGGCGACGCTGGTGGGCCTGCAGAGCATGCCGGGGCTGGTGATCCTGTACGGCAGCATCGTGAAGAAGAAGTGGGCCATCAACTCGGCCTTCATGGCGCTGTACGCCTTCGCCGCCGTCTGGATCTGCTGGGTGGTGTGGGCGTACAACATGTCGTTCGGCGACAGGCTGCTGCCCTTCTGGGGCAAAGCCAGGCCGGCGCTCGGGCAGAGCTTCCTGGTGGCGCAGTCGCAGCTCACGGCCACCGCCGTGCTGTACCGCGACGGGTCCACCGAGGCGGAGATGCTCCACCCGCTGTACCCGGCCGCCACCATGGTCTACTTCCAGTGCATGTTCGCCAGCATCACCGTCATCATCCTCGCGGGCTCGCTGCTGGCGCGCATGAACATCAAGGCGTGGATGGCGTTCGTGCCGCTCTGGATCACCTTCTCCTACACCGTCTGCGCCTTCTCGCTCTGGGGAGGCGGGTTCCTCTTCCAGTGGGGCGTCATCGACTACTCCGGCGGCTACGTCATCCACCTCTCCTCGGGGATCGCCGGCCTCACCGCCGCGTACTGGGTGGGGCCGAGGTCGGCGTCGGACAGGGAGCGGTTCCCTCCCAACAACATACTGCTGGTGCTGGCGGGGGCGGGCCTGCTGTGGCTTGGATGGACAGGCTTCAACGGCGGCGACCCCTACTCGGCCAACATCGACTCGTCCATGGCGGTGCTCAACACGCATATCTGCGCGTCCACCAGCCTCCTCATGTGGACGCTCCTTGACGTCTTCTTCTTCGGGAAGCCGTCGGTGATCGGTGCTGTGCAGGGCATGATCACCGGCCTTGTATGCATCACCCCTGGTGCAG GCCTGGTGCAAGGGTGGGCAGCTATTGTGATGGGAATTCTCTCAGGTAGCATCCCCTGGTACACTATGATGGTACTGCACAAGAAATGGTCCTTCATGCAGAGGATCGACGACACCCTTGGCGTATTCCACACCCACGCGGTGGCTGGGTTCCTCGGCGGCGCCACTACTGGACTTTTTGCTGAGCCCGTCCTCTGCAAGCTCTTCCTCTCCATCCCGGACTCCAGAGGTGCATtttatggtggtgatggtggatcACAGTTTGGGAAGCAGATTGCTGGCGCACTCTTCGTCATTGCTTGGAACATTGTTATCACTTCCATAATCTGTGTTCTTATTGGCCTAGTTCTGCCCCTCCGAATTTCTGATGCACAGCTGCTTATCGGGGATGATGCTGTACATGGTGAGGAGGCCTATGCTATATGGGCAGAAGCTGAGCTCAATGACGTAACCCGCCATGATGAGAGCAGACATAGTGGCGTCGCTGTAGGAGTCACACAGAATGTTTGA
- the LOC136477494 gene encoding protein FAR1-RELATED SEQUENCE 5-like: protein MSHVEPTAVGAEQVGEGAVVPHGDGVGDSGGDVATAEAQVAVAVSTSGDERRGDYGDDAENEEEEAATVQGSKEGTEELLRKVVYSEEAAYKLYCDYGHRMGFSIRKGKQSYFTGTKRIRTKDYFCSKEGLKEGEKLTDTNFNDPHTRTNCRAMVRFRVNDQGEWKVIRLVSDHNHNLARPEERHLLRSARSLIAGRSSSVEAMLYGGYQVQPQLPAGSTSATNNVENPKQDLLLGYGATAKTLTVGIGDVQSLVSHLKSRANEDGMFYWDVQLDRGGRMTNFFWRDGRSRTDYDCFGDVVVFDSTYRLSKQNLIFAPFVGVNHHWQTTMYGCALLADESTSSFVWLFKSFLESMGNRHPQSIFTNLDQVVSKAVEEVFPSACHRIAHWHIQKNAQSRLGALNVSKPFNKMFTKCIQGCDSETEFEEAWAQMLCEFKLQDNKWLKKLYKLKRKWCSALNKCTFDGGIEYEPQCDNMSNIFNNVSDKLTSLCAIAVAVDKQTEDWREKELDEDARCLQKPPACIIKHSDILNHAAKVYTHRIYKLFETDFLDGCGATKFKELPCQDNNTYQFEMTMQGRGSRVCTVHFNMPTMRLSCSCSKFETMGLLCPHALKALSIKNICKIPESCILKRWTKDAKKWVFNPKQYESSYQECMNDEAAYCNYVMRYAYDLVTKSQGQEALRKVLWETLESGEKELEGYLENVTQHAPSYAT from the coding sequence ATGTCGCACGTCGAGCCCACCGCCGTCGGCGCGGAACAGGTCGGCGAGGGGGCGGTCGTGCCGCACGGCGACGGTGTCGGTGACAGCGGGGGTGACGTAGCAACCGCGGAAGCGCAAGTGGCTGTTGCCGTTTCCACCTCCGGCGACGAGAGGCGGGGCGATTACGGCGACGATGCAGagaacgaggaggaggaggccgcaaCGGTGCAGGGCAGCAAGGAGGGCACGGAAGAGCTGCTCCGGAAGGTAGTGTACAGCGAAGAGGCCGCCTACAAGCTCTACTGCGATTACGGCCACCGCATGGGGTTCAGCATCCGGAAAGGGAAGCAGTCCTACTTCACAGGCACCAAGCGGATACGCACCAAGGACTACTTCTGCTCCAAGGAGGGGCTCAAGGAAGGGGAGAAGCTCACCGATACAAATTTCAACGACCCCCACACCAGGACCAATTGCAGGGCCATGGTGCGGTTTAGGGTGAATGATCAGGGGGAGTGGAAGGTTATCCGACTGGTATCTGATCACAACCACAACCTGGCAAGGCCTGAGGAACGACACCTTTTGCGTTCTGCGAGGTCACTTATAGCAGGGCGGTCGAGTTCTGTGGAGGCGATGTTGTATGGGGGTTATCAGGTGCAACCACAATTGCCTGCAGGGAGTACTAGTGCAACCAACAATGTGGAGAATCCGAAGCAAGATTTGCTCCTCGGCTATGGTGCTACGGCGAAGACGCTGACTGTAGGGATTGGGGACGTGCAGAGCCTTGTGAGCCACCTGAAAAGCAGAGCAAATGAAGATGGCATGTTCTACTGGGATGTTCAATTGGACAGAGGTGGTCGGATGACTAATTTCTTTTGGCGAGATGGGAGGAGCAGGACCGACTATGACTGTTTCGGTGATGTGGTCGTGTTTGATTCAACTTATCGCTTGAGCAAACAGAACCTGATATTTGCACCTTTTGTTGGCGTCAACCATCATTGGCAGACCACTATGTATGGTTGCGCGCTCTTAGCTGACGAGTCTACTTCATCTTTTGTGTGGCTGTTCAAGTCTTTCTTGGAGTCCATGGGGAACCGGCATCCACAATCTATTTTCACAAATCTAGATCAAGTTGTGTCAAAAGCAGTTGAGGAGGTTTTCCCAAGTGCATGTCATCGCATTGCTCATTGGCACATCCAAAAGAATGCTCAGTCTCGGCTTGGTGCTCTTAATGTTTCAAAACCGTTCAATAAGATGTTCACCAAGTGCATACAGGGATGTGACTCGGAAACAGAGTTTGAGGAAGCATGGGCTCAAATGCTCTGTGAATTTAAGTTGCAGGATAACAAGTGGCTTAAAAAACTGTATAAGCTCAAACGGAAGTGGTGTAGTGCTCTTAACAAGTGCACCTTTGATGGTGGGATTGAGTATGAACCACAATGTGACAATATGAGCAACATATTTAATAATGTTTCTGATAAGTTGACTTCTCTTTGTGCAATTGCTGTTGCTGTGGATAAACAGACTGAAGATTGGAGGGAAAAAGAATTGGATGAGGATGCACGGTGTTTGCAGAAGCCACCTGCTTGTATCATCAAACACAGTGATATTTTGAATCATGCAGCCAAGGTTTATACACATAGAATCTACAAACTGTTTGAGACAGATTTTCTGGACGGGTGTGGTGCCACAAAATTCAAGGAGCTTCCATGTCAAGATAACAACACATATCAATTTGAGATGACCATGCAAGGGCGAGGATCAAGAGTTTGCACAGTTCATTTCAATATGCCTACAATGCGATTAAGTTGCAGCTGCAGTAAGTTTGAGACAATGGGTTTACTCTGCCCACATGCTCTGAAAGCTCTTAGCATCAAGAATATATGCAAAATTCCAGAAAGTTGCATACTGAAGCGGTGGACCAAGGATGCAAAGAAATGGGTTTTCAACCCAAAACAATATGAATCATCATATCAGGAATGTATGAATGATGAAGCTGCATACTGCAACTATGTTATGAGGTATGCTTATGATCTTGTCACGAAGAGCCAAGGGCAGGAGGCATTAAGGAAAGTGCTGTGGGAGACTCTTGAGAGTGGTGAGAAAGAATTGGAGGGATACCTAGAAAACGTTACCCAACATGCACCTTCTTATGCCACTTGA